Part of the Zingiber officinale cultivar Zhangliang chromosome 6A, Zo_v1.1, whole genome shotgun sequence genome, actttattaagtcttctcaatcaagaatttcctacccgagatttgggcattgctcgtttttttcttggtattgagcttattccacatgaggatggctatcttctctctcagagcaaatacattactggacttcttcaaagagccaaaatggatggagcacgtccggtctctacaccaattgctataaacaactctccatcttcatcctctcctgctctgtccgatccacagatttatcgaagcattgttggagccttacaatatgtcactatcacacgccctgatattacttttgcagtaaatcgtgcttgtcaattcatgcatgctccaactgaacaaaattgggataatgtaaaaagaatacttcgctatctcaaaggtactattgtacatggtcttcttttatatcgtcaatcgtctcgagatttacatgcctatagtgatgcggattgggcaagttctcctgaagatagacgctctgctagtagatatgcaatatttcttggacgaaatcttatctcatggaattcgaagaaGCAACCTACGAtatctcgttcaagtactgagacagaatataaagctatagcaaatacaacgtctgaaattatttggcttcaatcacttctctctaaacttcatcttgcatcaaatattgcaccaaaaatttggtgcgacaatattggaggaacatatctcacagcaaatccaatctttcatgctcgtacaaaacatgtggagattgattttcattttgttcgtgaacgtgtggcaactcaacaattatccgtctcttatatctctgctgaggatcaaattgctgatatctttactaaaccattatccagacaacgtttcaacaagttagcaagcaaactcaacgtcaaagatctcccattcagtttgtcggggggtaaaagaaataaaagagaattaccagaattgaccggatcaaatcatcaaatcaaatcaaattagttttaggaataattctgttataattattagaataattctcagaataatttttagaattattctgttatttattaattggttaattgaccgagtacttgtttaaaccctatatattgtattgtcttaAGGGCAAGTATCAACAAAGATTACTCTTttattttatcttctttctattcttcttttaacaagGAGCTCACAGGCACTCGCTGTCAGGTTGCTCGGAAGCTGAGGACCGAGCCCGAGCCCGAGTACATGTGAGTCTTTATGCAGACTAAGACTTACAGCAATGGACAGTCACAAAGGGATGCACCATTTAGTGACAAACATCCCCTTGGAGTTCTCTTCCTGAGCTGAGACTTCTCCCTGTATAAGGAGAGAGGACTGACCTGCTTTTACTCTATTTTTTATCACTTATTTCTATTATACTATTTTGAAGCTCCATGACTTAGGCTCTTCGGGTAACTCCCGGTGAGCTCTTCGACGACTAATGTTATTTTTTGTAGAGTCGGTTACATCACAAGCAGAAAGCTTCGACGCCATCGCTCCATAGTACGAGATAGAATTTTACGGCTGCAATATCGCTCCATGGTGCGGGTAGATTTCTACCGCATCAGAATATATATGATTTTGTGATCGAGTTGAATGCCAATATCCAACCCAACTCTATTCCATTAGCCCTATAAATAGAACTTTTTCAGTCGTTGACGCATCCATAGACTACAATACGATCAAACAAGGCGTAATTAGCAACGTGGAGCATGCATGCCAACAAGTTGATGTCGACTTTTATCCCATAACAGTAGTGCAAGGGATGAGATAATCAACTGGACATTCCGTACCCAGATTTATCTAAACCATCTGTGTCAATTGGGCTTCTTTCTAGTTCTCCTCAACTCTATATAAAGTGGCCAGCTCCCCTCTCCCCTCACACCAAGGCCGACCAAGTCGAACTCCTCTGGCTCTCCCCTCTCTGTCGGCCGTGGAGATGCAAGAGGTCGCGGAGAAGAGGATGAAGGTGAAGAAGGGATGGCTAACGGTGAAAGTGGGAAACCTTGACGGAGGTGATGGCTATCAGAGCTTCACCATCCCCATCTCCTACCTCTACCACCCTCTCTTCTCGAGGCTCCTCGAGTCGGCCGGCGAGGTCTACGGTTTCCGTTCCTCCGGGCCACTCAAGCTGCCATGCTCCGTCGATGATTTCCTCAGACTCCGGTGGTTCATCGAGAGGGAGTTGCACCACCAATCCCACACGCTCCGCATCCACAACTTCCCCTTGCTCTCTTGCTGATTAATCACTACTGAAAGTTGACAATTGAATGAACTAATTAAAGAGGAACACAACACTTATAACTAATCAAAAAATAATGTATTGGATATTTCTTGGTAATATTAGGAACTATATGTATTATATTCATCTCTTCCACACATGATTTTAGAATTGCAATCAGCAAATCTCCGTAGTGAACATTAGAGTTTCACCTCTTTCATTGTAAGCTAATGGGCATTTATGTTATGTTTGATTAATTGATAAGGAATTAATGTCCTGTTTCTATTgttatttttatgtatttaaaaAAACAAGGCATCTCCACTTTTTGGTGTATCGGATGCTTATCCGGAGTAAAGCCTATGGAATATTTAAAGCAAGTGTTCACAGCTAACGATCACATTGGATGATTTAGCTTTGGAGGTGAAAAAGAAGGTACAGAATAGAGAATAGCAGCATTAATGGTTAGGAAGTATGCCAGCAGAAATACATGTCGACAAATTGGAAGTGATAAAATAGCTCTTGTATGAATGTTTGGATCctcaagagaaaaataaaaatgggTTGAGAATGCAAGAACAAGCGATAGATATATCACTCGAGAAGCTTGTTACATGTACTAACGCCGACTGCTGCGGCTAGATGCCAAGCTGCATGAAGATAGGGAGTTTCAGGGAAGCAATCATCGGCAACAAAAAATGCCCCTCCTAATAGAGAAGACATTTTATGGAGGTTGTGTGCCATCTTTAGATCTGGTCTTGATAATGCTTGTTTGGCAAATGCCACCTGACAAAAAGCAACGAGGTTCGATCAGTGGAGCTGACTATAGCCGCGCCTATTGGTATCGTGTAGCTGAGAAATATTAGCATAATCACCATCCACAGTTAACCAATCTAAATTACTTTCAGTTGTAACTTAGGATCAAAGATACATACAAGAGAATGTCAATTGTAAAGTGTTATAATGCTTTCAGTAAGAGAGGGAAATTTAACAGTATAGTGCAAAGAATACTTGGACTTGTTTCAAAACTGGTCCAGTCTACCGACGGAAACTTACACGAGGAAGAAACCGTAATCCTGGCTAGAAGATATAACTGAATTCAAGAGTAAAGGAAATCTGCTAGATATTATAGATATTAATAGAATTGTTGTAGAAGTTACTTGCCTCCATTAATCCTGTGTGAAGAGCCGAAACCATCAAGGGTTGAAATGGCAAAAGCAATGTTGACACGGCCATTAGCAGTTTTGGATTCTCATTTTGGAGTGCACGTGATAAACACTACAAGAAATAATTATTTATACTTTATACGGCACCAAGATAAGGGAGAATATTGTAAAAAAATTTCTTGTGTTGAAAGGATGTGTCAACACACATTAATTAACAAAGAACATGTGCAAATTGGGCAAATAATCTTTAAGCTTCAAAAGTGAACATATAAGCCTTTTCTATTACTAATTGCATTCAGTGGCTCACAAGCAAAAGAAGAATCGAACTTTATGTAGACAGAGGGAGAGATCATCAGAAATCATACAAAGTCCTGACTGTTAGCACATCAGCTGATCCATGAACAGAGAGGCCAATTCATTAAGCCAATGCGTTTGTATTTAGTGCTAAAGTTTTCTGATAGTCTACAAGCAGTATGCTGTATCATAACATTTACATTCATTGTAGTAAGAAAACAACTAAACTAAGTTATATTACATTTCCTCATTAATATTGGTTACATGGGTGTATGTATATTTATTTACTCGAGATAAAATCTGAAACTCAGTACTCCTAAATGTAGAATAGGACTCAATCCACTTGACCAATATCACTATTAATCTAATATCTTTAACACTACCACTCAAGTTGGATCATAGATACTATCTATGCCCAACTAAGCATAATATAGTGAAATGAGAAACATATTACATGTGCGCAAGGGAAACAGAACTTAAGGGGCTAATGAAGCATAACCAATGATCCTTTTGACCTTTGATCAATAAAGCTTTAGAAATTGTTGATGGAGCGTGCAAGTAGAGGCTCCACACGagatgggattgtcactaagctATCAAATCACAAACTGAGATTGGTGGTGATGGTGCTTGCATGAGTGTGACGATTGATTGTCACAAGGCTGTAGAATCGCAAGTAGAGGCTAGTAGTGGCAGTGTTCACATCTGCACGGAGGATAATCATTGCATGCGTTGATTCTTGGGGTGCTCGCAGTTACTCTACACGATATCTACAAGCATCAGTTGCGGTTCTGGTATCCACTTATAATGAAATAATAGAGCGAATCGAGAATCAAACAAAAGGGTCATGTCATGGTCGGTGTTAGAGTGCACGATGAGGGAAGGTTGTAGTGGTCCTTTGAATTCTGATGCCCCTTTAAATCTAGATGCTAGAGGGCAACATTGTGTGGCCATGCTGAGGATACACAAAGCGAGGAACAATTAGGCAAAGTTGTCGCACAACGTACTCATCTTCTCCTTGTGACATGCAATGATCTAGACGAGGCAATTAGTACAAAGATGTTTCGCAATTAAAGTGAGAACACAACAGCGGGATGAAGTCACAAACATGTTCATGAGTTGAAGATTACATaaatgagagagagagaagaggagagaaaggggTGAACTATAAGGGGGGCCAACAACCTCCCCTTGGGGGAAATACCACTTTGAAAAATCCTAATTCTAGAAATGGGGTTTTGATATCATGTAAACTTCGGAAATAGGATAAAAAGTATTATAGTGCATTAATAATATATCAGTTACACGGGTATGTACTAATGACAGCAAAGCAAGAGTAGCAATAAAGGATAATAATCTCAAATCAATCTCAATTAATTTATGAGGGTTTTATTCCTAGTGTCACAACTCACATGGATTAGGTGTCACTCAAAACACTTCATGGTATGTTATTCTTTCTCTGATAAAAGATTTCTACAAATCCAATCTCAAAGGATATCAAATTCTCTCTCTTTATCGGCGCATGTGACTAGCAAAGATCCACAACATAATCAAAGAAATCAATCTCATCCACAACATGATCATTGAAATCAAAGTGGAGGAAACAAAAGTTGAGGTCAAGGACGTCGTTAGATATGTCTCAACTATGATCACTTTGCTCAAAATTGTTAAAAAAAGTTTGATTCAAATTTTCCAAGAGGACTTACATCATCAAATTGATCTCCACCTTTCTCTTGGCAATCATCAACTCAGTCATTTCAATCTAGAACATCTCACTCTCCATCCCTCCTAATATAATTTCTTCAGTTTGTGTAAACCTAAAATAACATTCAAATTCTGGAGTGACTCATAATGTTACGTCAGATTATGATATTCCCATAGAAGTTTCACCCTATCATGAACCCGACATGGTACAAATAAGTAAtgacttaggtttacaaattgctCACCTTGGAAATACATCCTTTCATTCTTGTGGTTGAACCTTTCACATATGCAACGTTCTTCATGTTCCTCCTATCGCTAACAATTTATTTTTTGTACGTaaatttgctcttgataataatgtgt contains:
- the LOC121995546 gene encoding auxin-responsive protein SAUR32-like; this encodes MQEVAEKRMKVKKGWLTVKVGNLDGGDGYQSFTIPISYLYHPLFSRLLESAGEVYGFRSSGPLKLPCSVDDFLRLRWFIERELHHQSHTLRIHNFPLLSC